In Pseudomonadota bacterium, one DNA window encodes the following:
- a CDS encoding DsbA family protein, which translates to MAAAEKDLVINWRAFELRPEPVEMLDPNGEYLTSAWRDHVYPLAEKIGLPLKKPAIQPRSRLAHEAAKWAGTHHRLAEYNRALFRAFFEFGRDIGDKNVLMDIAAGMGLDPVDLAHSLEIHKFAADVRKDAELAQILGIRAVPSFVSNNRLLASGVQTAERLRELLTMSQGPSLF; encoded by the coding sequence ATGGCGGCGGCGGAAAAGGATCTGGTCATCAACTGGCGTGCCTTTGAACTGCGCCCCGAACCGGTGGAAATGCTCGATCCGAATGGAGAATACCTGACCAGTGCCTGGCGGGACCATGTCTATCCCCTGGCCGAAAAAATCGGTCTTCCCCTGAAAAAGCCGGCGATTCAACCCCGCTCGAGGCTGGCCCATGAAGCCGCCAAATGGGCCGGAACCCATCACCGGCTTGCCGAATACAACCGTGCCCTCTTCCGCGCCTTTTTCGAGTTCGGCCGCGATATCGGTGACAAAAACGTCCTGATGGATATTGCTGCTGGAATGGGCCTCGACCCGGTAGATCTGGCCCATTCACTGGAGATCCACAAATTCGCTGCAGACGTGAGAAAAGATGCTGAACTTGCGCAAATACTTGGGATCAGGGCGGTGCCCTCCTTTGTCTCGAACAACCGCCTCCTCGCATCCGGGGTCCAGACTGCAGAGCGGCTCAGGGAACTTCTGACAATGTCACAGGGGCCATCTCTATTCTGA